The following proteins are encoded in a genomic region of Thermococcus pacificus:
- a CDS encoding SWIM zinc finger family protein: MGAMDEKTLRKGERYYKSGKVLWVVKYGDRLFSKVLGTYPYYVELDLRTGENRCTCPLGGDCKHVAAVMKAHESGFYFETFDRHAELFPEAVAMEFLAEVPELALDVILKELRFALSTDESGSEVARLLRRALKLTEATGKREALHFLEDAVEEYKHVFSDYELSLKLEDELRELKTAL; the protein is encoded by the coding sequence ATGGGAGCCATGGACGAGAAGACCCTCAGGAAGGGCGAGCGCTATTATAAATCCGGAAAGGTTCTCTGGGTCGTCAAGTATGGGGACAGGCTTTTCTCCAAGGTTCTTGGAACCTACCCCTACTACGTCGAGCTGGACCTCCGGACTGGCGAAAATCGTTGCACCTGCCCTTTGGGGGGCGACTGCAAGCACGTCGCTGCCGTAATGAAGGCCCATGAGAGCGGCTTCTACTTTGAGACCTTTGATAGACACGCCGAGCTCTTCCCAGAGGCCGTTGCGATGGAGTTTCTGGCTGAGGTTCCCGAGCTGGCCCTCGACGTTATCCTCAAGGAGCTCCGCTTCGCTCTGAGCACCGATGAGAGCGGTAGTGAAGTGGCCAGGCTCCTCAGAAGGGCCCTGAAGCTCACCGAAGCCACCGGAAAGAGGGAGGCCCTCCACTTTCTGGAAGATGCCGTTGAGGAGTACAAGCACGTCTTCAGCGACTACGAGCTCTCCCTGAAGCTGGAGGATGAACTCAGGGAGCTTAAGACGGCCCTCTAA
- a CDS encoding DUF4139 domain-containing protein — protein sequence MKKKAIAALGGIMLLLFAVFSFQGEKAAVGDTTVVLYSSARIGVIEETKEVELKEGLNEVPLNELAGLNIAEVTVMPLDDGVRVLGVFSRGSNGDVYSANVGSEVEIKLRSGGTITGKFLGFKDGKITVEGDGYYLVNPDEVSYFKAKNLEGTASVYAVLQADNAGRYNVSVTYRVANMSWESRYKLYIGDNAKLYGYIVLNNPTAQEFKDAKVLLVAGDVQLYQALPQPRTLYAKAEAGVEAVEVSQPQKVEAFYLYRLGIVDLNPSSTMMYPYISMEAPFEREYLYESWPGNGERPVYESIAFKTDKVLPEGIVEIYRETSDGALLIGERGIEHAPKGDTLRIGIGRDYDLKGTTTVLEQKNGDGYAYYKIKVTLENFGNETKTIIVRHHKWGKIITSSVQPVDETANYVEFSVTLKPGEREEIVFDYENRW from the coding sequence ATGAAGAAGAAAGCTATAGCCGCCCTCGGCGGGATAATGCTGCTGCTCTTTGCGGTGTTCTCCTTCCAGGGCGAGAAGGCGGCCGTGGGCGATACCACCGTTGTCCTCTATAGCTCGGCGAGGATCGGCGTCATCGAGGAGACCAAGGAGGTCGAGCTGAAGGAGGGTCTCAACGAGGTTCCCCTCAACGAGCTGGCGGGGCTGAACATAGCCGAGGTCACGGTGATGCCGCTGGATGACGGGGTTCGGGTTCTCGGCGTCTTCAGCAGGGGTTCGAACGGCGACGTTTACAGCGCCAACGTGGGCAGCGAGGTGGAGATAAAGCTCAGGAGCGGCGGGACGATAACCGGGAAGTTCCTCGGCTTCAAGGACGGGAAGATAACCGTCGAGGGCGACGGCTACTACCTTGTAAACCCGGACGAGGTCTCATACTTCAAGGCCAAGAATCTCGAAGGAACCGCGAGCGTCTACGCGGTTCTGCAGGCCGATAATGCTGGCAGGTACAACGTGAGCGTCACATACCGCGTCGCCAACATGAGCTGGGAGAGCAGGTACAAACTCTACATAGGCGATAACGCTAAACTCTACGGCTACATCGTGCTGAACAACCCGACGGCGCAGGAGTTCAAGGACGCAAAGGTTCTCCTCGTCGCTGGCGACGTCCAGCTCTACCAAGCCCTCCCGCAGCCGAGAACCCTATACGCGAAGGCCGAGGCGGGCGTCGAGGCCGTTGAGGTGAGCCAGCCCCAAAAGGTGGAGGCCTTCTACCTCTACAGGCTCGGAATCGTCGACCTCAACCCGTCCAGCACCATGATGTACCCGTACATATCGATGGAGGCCCCCTTCGAGAGGGAGTACCTCTACGAGAGCTGGCCCGGGAACGGTGAGAGGCCGGTCTACGAGTCGATAGCGTTCAAGACCGACAAGGTTCTCCCCGAGGGAATAGTGGAGATTTACAGGGAAACCAGCGACGGGGCCCTCCTGATAGGGGAGAGGGGGATAGAGCACGCGCCCAAGGGCGATACGCTGAGGATAGGCATCGGCAGGGACTACGACCTCAAGGGGACCACAACGGTGCTCGAACAGAAGAACGGCGATGGCTATGCCTACTACAAGATAAAAGTGACCCTTGAGAACTTCGGGAACGAGACCAAGACAATTATCGTGAGACACCACAAGTGGGGGAAGATAATAACTTCGAGCGTCCAGCCAGTTGACGAGACGGCTAACTATGTGGAGTTCAGCGTCACCCTGAAACCTGGGGAAAGGGAAGAGATAGTCTTCGACTACGAGAACCGCTGGTGA